A single window of Oikeobacillus pervagus DNA harbors:
- a CDS encoding YndM family protein, which yields MQHLKALLTKFIVWTIALWFILGVFFNVDFGDIVTISIILTLVSYAVGDLWILRRFGNATATVADFVLAYIGIWLIGGAIIEENISLGWASFISAVVLAVAEIFIHRYMVNNVFTDEDYTYADRKISNKPAYQTEFAEEQDIRAKNRNEE from the coding sequence ATGCAGCATTTAAAAGCTCTTTTAACTAAATTTATTGTATGGACTATTGCCTTATGGTTTATTCTTGGAGTATTTTTCAATGTTGACTTCGGTGATATAGTGACAATCAGTATTATTTTAACCCTCGTATCCTATGCCGTTGGGGATTTATGGATTCTACGTCGCTTTGGCAATGCCACAGCAACTGTTGCGGACTTTGTACTTGCCTATATCGGAATTTGGCTAATTGGCGGTGCAATTATCGAGGAAAATATTTCTCTTGGTTGGGCATCCTTTATTTCTGCTGTCGTGCTTGCTGTAGCAGAAATATTTATTCATCGTTATATGGTGAATAATGTTTTTACAGATGAAGATTACACATACGCAGACCGGAAAATTTCCAACAAACCAGCTTATCAAACAGAATTTGCGGAAGAGCAAGATATACGCGCCAAAAATCGAAATGAAGAATAA